The Caenorhabditis elegans chromosome II genome has a segment encoding these proteins:
- the tag-180 gene encoding VWFA domain-containing protein (Confirmed by transcript evidence) — protein sequence MLLLLTILFRLSLSQLPVDTIEEAPASIAQFSANILRDFETQSRFSLVQEEFEKLKPDIKSKKEDAAEKLRVATEHLDRLVTNRVDALKKLASSAEASAAVFDEYDDQAYAVPQADKRCEAYMKKMNESDMHFVSNMVEHNSKSGIHITVESYQCDPRVMRDFDWTGTKHLEKTMSDNKEKAPEMGHQYIGTYSGLTRMYPRRHWKVEPTPITIDLFDPRFRPWFVNAESVPKDIVFLLDYSGSVKGPTMHLIKITMMYILSTLSPNDYFFGVYFNNHFNPIISCANRTFMPATTSNKKVFFEELGMLEEKDQAHFATPLKFSLDVLRGNLDSNQSLFADYRSEGHKLLIIFTDGVDEWPHQILDEEFQTRNSELIRIFGFSMGYGTSLLPLQQYMACKSHGGYSEIDSIMDVKPQSRTIQNVLSQVRGDELKGTNAEKREPSWTQLYMETQGTGPIVTLSLPILTSEQRIWRDQKLAGVVAIDISIKEFTKHLPTSSEQMYGYIVDNNGMLIYHPQLQIPKTEVHCVRRSACYDAQQVKQKAGSGLRVHYGFSDERVYRLVGLIDSIPTLDMYDLEGDSTAIRDLRRRITTKTCYEEAIKDNSKEYHCSHIKDSPFTLVIVNNIQLKTVYYDDSVQELGLTDNKLVTFFYPRRDVCQWKLDEYAAHDRFRVWSDISEKEICAQDDMRLPRAFTKGLGSWTQSWPKSDIEHTTCLLAQYPENASVPHYVNSFVHTRSKLTAFYPTCSSHDMKAVNKKFDEEIKLTDNNDFVQFSMRSESLLIYRTIADYDNNRLAVVGTQWKENFFDQYFDNFTRQNPDWKICRKQECSIITRNGHVIASSAHRAPAHLAKFDPQLFESLVKVNLVSTNSWTEVQSECKAKRVAPWSSAAPGSSSILRYFVTSIFKLAKTSFWRNLLESALTLVDAQPSMTGNTCTFQKIKPFERCFMKFFHYRMTLNITKQLQLTGMSTCSRYAKLYPVPHTTLSLIIADRACSQYRPKRIFESEPRKLEKCDVVHSHARRRPDALNDWKIDLQNKHVDCINDVMHHAKSYFSIVLLILISTFRIF from the exons ATGCTTCTACTCCTGACTATTCTATTCAGGCTCTCACTGTCCCAGTTACCAGTTGACACTATCGAAGAGGCGCCTGCATCGATTGCACAGTTTTCAGCAAATATCCTGAGGGATTTTGAGACTCAGTCAAGGTTTTCACTTGTTCAAGAG GAGTTCGAGAAGCTCAAGCCAGAtatcaaatcgaaaaaagaggATGCTGCGGAAAAGTTGCGTGTCGCCACGGAACACCTCGATCGACTTGTCACCAACAGAGTCGATGCTCTCAAG aaactgGCATCAAGTGCAGAAGCATCGGCAGCGGTTTTCGACGAGTATGATGATCAGGCGTACGCGGTGCCGCAGGCCGACAAACGATGTGAAGCGTATATGAAGAAGATGAATGAGTCGGATATGCATTTTGTGTCGAACATGGTGGAACACAACTCAAAGTCCGGAATTCACATAACCGTCGAGTCGTATCAGTGTGATCCAAGGGTCATGCGAGATTTCGATTGGACTGGAACGAAACATTTGGAGAAGACCATGTCGGATAATAAGGAGAAGGCTCCTGAAATGGGGCATCAGTATATTGGGACATATTCTGGATTGACTAGAATGTATCCAA GACGGCACTGGAAAGTCGAACCAACTCCCATCACAATTGATCTTTTCGATCCAAGATTTCGCCCGTGGTTTGTGAATGCCGAGTCTGTACCGAAGGATATTGTATTCTTATTGGATTA ttccggAAGTGTAAAAGGACCCACTATGCATCTAATCAAGATCACAATGATGTACATCCTCTCGACTCTTAGCCCGAATGATTACTTTTTCGGTGTCTATTTCAACAATCATTTTAATCCGATTATCAGCTGTGCAAATCGAACTTTCATGCCAGCGACAACTAGCAACAAGAAAGTGTTTTTTGAGGAATTGGGAATGCTGGAAGAAAAAGATCAGGCTCATTTTGCAACACCTCTGAAGTTTTCGCTGGATGTTTTGAGAGGG aacctcGACTCTAATCAATCCCTGTTTGCTGACTATCGCTCTGAAGGTCACAAACTTCTTATCATATTCACTGATGGTGTTGACGAGTGGCCGCATCAAATTCTCGACGAAGAATTCCAAACTAGAAATAGTGAACTTATTCGgatatttggattttcaatGGGCTACGGTACAAGTCTTCTTCCGCTTCAGCAGTACATGGCCTGCAAGTCTCATGGAGGATATTCAg AAATCGATTCAATCATGGACGTTAAGCCGCAGTCTCGCACGATTCAAAACGTTTTGAGCCAGGTTAGAGGTGACGAGTTGAAGGGAACGAATGCTGAGAAACGAGAGCCAAGTTGGACACAATTGTACATGGAGACTCAGGGAACTGGGCCAATTGTGACATTGTCACTTCCGATTCTGACAAGTGAGCAGAGAATATGGAGAGATCAGAAGTTGGCTGGAGTtgttg CTATCGACATATCCATCAAAGAATTCACAAAGCATCTCCCAACTTCAAGTGAGCAAATGTATGGCTACATTGTTGATAATAATGGAATGTTGATTTATCACCCACAACTTCAGATTCCA aaaaccgaAGTTCATTGTGTCCGTCGGAGTGCTTGCTACGATGCTCAACAAGTGAAGCAAAAAGCTGGATCAGGGCTTCGAGTTCATTATGGATTTAGTGATGAGAGAGTCTATCGATTAGTTGGGCTCATTGATAGCATCCCTACGCTAGATATG tacgaTCTGGAAGGTGACTCTACTGCCATTCGGGATTTGAGAAGAAGAATCACAACAAAAACGTGCTACGAGGAAGCTATCAAggat AACTCCAAAGAGTATCACTGTTCTCACATCAAAGACTCTCCATTCACTCTTGTGATCGTCAATAACATCCAACTCAAAACTGTCTACTATGATGACAGTGTGCAAGAGCTCGGGCTCACCGATAACAAGCTGGTCACTTTTTTCTATCCAAGAAGAGATGTTTGCCAGTGGAAGCTCGACGAGTACGCTGCTCACGACAGATTTCGGGTTTGGTCGGATATATCGGAGAAGGAAATATGTGCACAAGATGATATGAGATTGCCCAGGGCTTTTACGAAGGGGCTCGGATCTTGGACGCAGTCATGGCCCAAGTCTG acatcgAGCACACAACCTGCTTGCTCGCCCAGTATCCAGAAAATGCATCGGTTCCGCATTATGTCAACAGTTTCGTGCATACTAGATCAAAGCTCACAGCATTCTACCCAACTTg ctcAAGCCACGATATGAAAGCAGTTAACAAAAAGTTCGACGAGGAGATCAAGTTGACGGATAACAATGATTTTGTGCAGTTTTCAATGCGATCGGAGAGCCTTTTGATTTATCGAACTATTGCGGATTATGATAATAATAGGTTGGCAGTAGTAGGAACTCAATGGAAGGAGAACTTTTTCGATCAGTACTTTGATAATTTCACGCGACAGAATCCGGATTGGAAGATTTGTAGAAAG CAAGAGTGTTCAATTATTACTCGAAACGGCCACGTCATCGCCTCATCGGCTCATCGAGCTCCAGCTCatcttgcaaaatttgatCCTCAGCTCTTTGAGTCTCTTGTGAAAGTCAATCTTGTTTCAAC caattCCTGGACAGAGGTTCAATCGGAATGCAAAGCCAAGCGAGTTGCTCCGTGGAGCAGCGCGGCTCCTGGCTCATCCAGCATACTTCGTTACTTTGTTACCTCAATTTTCAAGCTCGCTAAAACTTCGTTCTGGAGAAATTTGTTAGAATCGGCTTTAACATTGGTTGACGCGCAACCATCAATGACCGGAAACACAtgcacatttcaaaaaatcaaacccTTCGAGAGATGTTTTATGAAGTTCTTCCACTATCGAATGACCCTCAACATCACAAAACAACTTCAGTTGACCGGAATGTCAACGTGTTCAAG ATATGCCAAGCTGTATCCCGTGCCACATACAACCCTCTCACTTATTATAGCGGATCGTGCGTGTAGTCAGTATAGGCCTAAGCGCATTTTTGAATCGGAGCCCAGGAAAC tcgaaaaatGCGATGTGGTTCACTCTCACGCTCGCCGGAGACCTGATGCTCTGAATGATTGGAAGATCGACTTACAG AATAAACACGTGGATTGCATCAATGACGTCATGCACCATGCAAAATCCTATTTCTCGATCGTCTTGCTCATTCTCATATCAACTTTTCGGATATTCTAG
- the nlp-51 gene encoding Neuropeptide-Like Protein (Product from WormBase gene class nlp;~Confirmed by transcript evidence) yields the protein MRFLILALLVLFAITQAYPSSDYQPRYRKSQTQEANIQPFIRFRKSTQPQHNWMFRPDVAPYFE from the exons atgcGATTCCTCATCTTGGCTCTCCTCGTGCTCTTCGCCATCACCCAGGCCTACCCATCAAGTGACTACCAACCTCGATACCGGAAAAGTCAGACTC AAGAAGCCAACATCCAGCCATTCATTCGATTCCGTAAATCGACTCAACCCCAGCATAACTGGATGTTCCGTCCGGACGTGGCTCCATATTTTGAGTAG
- the tag-180 gene encoding VWFA domain-containing protein (Confirmed by transcript evidence), translated as MGYVHVVLFWLSLSQLPVDTIEEAPASIAQFSANILRDFETQSRFSLVQEEFEKLKPDIKSKKEDAAEKLRVATEHLDRLVTNRVDALKKLASSAEASAAVFDEYDDQAYAVPQADKRCEAYMKKMNESDMHFVSNMVEHNSKSGIHITVESYQCDPRVMRDFDWTGTKHLEKTMSDNKEKAPEMGHQYIGTYSGLTRMYPRRHWKVEPTPITIDLFDPRFRPWFVNAESVPKDIVFLLDYSGSVKGPTMHLIKITMMYILSTLSPNDYFFGVYFNNHFNPIISCANRTFMPATTSNKKVFFEELGMLEEKDQAHFATPLKFSLDVLRGNLDSNQSLFADYRSEGHKLLIIFTDGVDEWPHQILDEEFQTRNSELIRIFGFSMGYGTSLLPLQQYMACKSHGGYSEIDSIMDVKPQSRTIQNVLSQVRGDELKGTNAEKREPSWTQLYMETQGTGPIVTLSLPILTSEQRIWRDQKLAGVVAIDISIKEFTKHLPTSSEQMYGYIVDNNGMLIYHPQLQIPKTEVHCVRRSACYDAQQVKQKAGSGLRVHYGFSDERVYRLVGLIDSIPTLDMYDLEGDSTAIRDLRRRITTKTCYEEAIKDNSKEYHCSHIKDSPFTLVIVNNIQLKTVYYDDSVQELGLTDNKLVTFFYPRRDVCQWKLDEYAAHDRFRVWSDISEKEICAQDDMRLPRAFTKGLGSWTQSWPKSDIEHTTCLLAQYPENASVPHYVNSFVHTRSKLTAFYPTCSSHDMKAVNKKFDEEIKLTDNNDFVQFSMRSESLLIYRTIADYDNNRLAVVGTQWKENFFDQYFDNFTRQNPDWKICRKQECSIITRNGHVIASSAHRAPAHLAKFDPQLFESLVKVNLVSTNSWTEVQSECKAKRVAPWSSAAPGSSSILRYFVTSIFKLAKTSFWRNLLESALTLVDAQPSMTGNTCTFQKIKPFERCFMKFFHYRMTLNITKQLQLTGMSTCSRYAKLYPVPHTTLSLIIADRACSQYRPKRIFESEPRKLEKCDVVHSHARRRPDALNDWKIDLQNKHVDCINDVMHHAKSYFSIVLLILISTFRIF; from the exons ATGGGATACGTGCACGTTGTGCTCTTCTG GCTCTCACTGTCCCAGTTACCAGTTGACACTATCGAAGAGGCGCCTGCATCGATTGCACAGTTTTCAGCAAATATCCTGAGGGATTTTGAGACTCAGTCAAGGTTTTCACTTGTTCAAGAG GAGTTCGAGAAGCTCAAGCCAGAtatcaaatcgaaaaaagaggATGCTGCGGAAAAGTTGCGTGTCGCCACGGAACACCTCGATCGACTTGTCACCAACAGAGTCGATGCTCTCAAG aaactgGCATCAAGTGCAGAAGCATCGGCAGCGGTTTTCGACGAGTATGATGATCAGGCGTACGCGGTGCCGCAGGCCGACAAACGATGTGAAGCGTATATGAAGAAGATGAATGAGTCGGATATGCATTTTGTGTCGAACATGGTGGAACACAACTCAAAGTCCGGAATTCACATAACCGTCGAGTCGTATCAGTGTGATCCAAGGGTCATGCGAGATTTCGATTGGACTGGAACGAAACATTTGGAGAAGACCATGTCGGATAATAAGGAGAAGGCTCCTGAAATGGGGCATCAGTATATTGGGACATATTCTGGATTGACTAGAATGTATCCAA GACGGCACTGGAAAGTCGAACCAACTCCCATCACAATTGATCTTTTCGATCCAAGATTTCGCCCGTGGTTTGTGAATGCCGAGTCTGTACCGAAGGATATTGTATTCTTATTGGATTA ttccggAAGTGTAAAAGGACCCACTATGCATCTAATCAAGATCACAATGATGTACATCCTCTCGACTCTTAGCCCGAATGATTACTTTTTCGGTGTCTATTTCAACAATCATTTTAATCCGATTATCAGCTGTGCAAATCGAACTTTCATGCCAGCGACAACTAGCAACAAGAAAGTGTTTTTTGAGGAATTGGGAATGCTGGAAGAAAAAGATCAGGCTCATTTTGCAACACCTCTGAAGTTTTCGCTGGATGTTTTGAGAGGG aacctcGACTCTAATCAATCCCTGTTTGCTGACTATCGCTCTGAAGGTCACAAACTTCTTATCATATTCACTGATGGTGTTGACGAGTGGCCGCATCAAATTCTCGACGAAGAATTCCAAACTAGAAATAGTGAACTTATTCGgatatttggattttcaatGGGCTACGGTACAAGTCTTCTTCCGCTTCAGCAGTACATGGCCTGCAAGTCTCATGGAGGATATTCAg AAATCGATTCAATCATGGACGTTAAGCCGCAGTCTCGCACGATTCAAAACGTTTTGAGCCAGGTTAGAGGTGACGAGTTGAAGGGAACGAATGCTGAGAAACGAGAGCCAAGTTGGACACAATTGTACATGGAGACTCAGGGAACTGGGCCAATTGTGACATTGTCACTTCCGATTCTGACAAGTGAGCAGAGAATATGGAGAGATCAGAAGTTGGCTGGAGTtgttg CTATCGACATATCCATCAAAGAATTCACAAAGCATCTCCCAACTTCAAGTGAGCAAATGTATGGCTACATTGTTGATAATAATGGAATGTTGATTTATCACCCACAACTTCAGATTCCA aaaaccgaAGTTCATTGTGTCCGTCGGAGTGCTTGCTACGATGCTCAACAAGTGAAGCAAAAAGCTGGATCAGGGCTTCGAGTTCATTATGGATTTAGTGATGAGAGAGTCTATCGATTAGTTGGGCTCATTGATAGCATCCCTACGCTAGATATG tacgaTCTGGAAGGTGACTCTACTGCCATTCGGGATTTGAGAAGAAGAATCACAACAAAAACGTGCTACGAGGAAGCTATCAAggat AACTCCAAAGAGTATCACTGTTCTCACATCAAAGACTCTCCATTCACTCTTGTGATCGTCAATAACATCCAACTCAAAACTGTCTACTATGATGACAGTGTGCAAGAGCTCGGGCTCACCGATAACAAGCTGGTCACTTTTTTCTATCCAAGAAGAGATGTTTGCCAGTGGAAGCTCGACGAGTACGCTGCTCACGACAGATTTCGGGTTTGGTCGGATATATCGGAGAAGGAAATATGTGCACAAGATGATATGAGATTGCCCAGGGCTTTTACGAAGGGGCTCGGATCTTGGACGCAGTCATGGCCCAAGTCTG acatcgAGCACACAACCTGCTTGCTCGCCCAGTATCCAGAAAATGCATCGGTTCCGCATTATGTCAACAGTTTCGTGCATACTAGATCAAAGCTCACAGCATTCTACCCAACTTg ctcAAGCCACGATATGAAAGCAGTTAACAAAAAGTTCGACGAGGAGATCAAGTTGACGGATAACAATGATTTTGTGCAGTTTTCAATGCGATCGGAGAGCCTTTTGATTTATCGAACTATTGCGGATTATGATAATAATAGGTTGGCAGTAGTAGGAACTCAATGGAAGGAGAACTTTTTCGATCAGTACTTTGATAATTTCACGCGACAGAATCCGGATTGGAAGATTTGTAGAAAG CAAGAGTGTTCAATTATTACTCGAAACGGCCACGTCATCGCCTCATCGGCTCATCGAGCTCCAGCTCatcttgcaaaatttgatCCTCAGCTCTTTGAGTCTCTTGTGAAAGTCAATCTTGTTTCAAC caattCCTGGACAGAGGTTCAATCGGAATGCAAAGCCAAGCGAGTTGCTCCGTGGAGCAGCGCGGCTCCTGGCTCATCCAGCATACTTCGTTACTTTGTTACCTCAATTTTCAAGCTCGCTAAAACTTCGTTCTGGAGAAATTTGTTAGAATCGGCTTTAACATTGGTTGACGCGCAACCATCAATGACCGGAAACACAtgcacatttcaaaaaatcaaacccTTCGAGAGATGTTTTATGAAGTTCTTCCACTATCGAATGACCCTCAACATCACAAAACAACTTCAGTTGACCGGAATGTCAACGTGTTCAAG ATATGCCAAGCTGTATCCCGTGCCACATACAACCCTCTCACTTATTATAGCGGATCGTGCGTGTAGTCAGTATAGGCCTAAGCGCATTTTTGAATCGGAGCCCAGGAAAC tcgaaaaatGCGATGTGGTTCACTCTCACGCTCGCCGGAGACCTGATGCTCTGAATGATTGGAAGATCGACTTACAG AATAAACACGTGGATTGCATCAATGACGTCATGCACCATGCAAAATCCTATTTCTCGATCGTCTTGCTCATTCTCATATCAACTTTTCGGATATTCTAG